TGGAGCTTTCTATTTGGGAAAGTTTCGTAATATTAAAACCGGAAAAATTGTAGAGGCACGTTTAGCAACTGATGAGCAGGTTGAAATCTGTCGCGTAGAGACTAATGATTTCCAGTATTTATATGAAGAAGGTGACTACTTTGTAGTAATGGATAATGTTTCTTTTGAGCAGTTCAATGTTGCTAAAACATTATTCGGCCCTGCTGCGAAATTTATAAAAGAAGGTATGGATGTAATTGTTTCTTTTGAAAGTGAAGAACCAATCATGGCTCAGGCTCCTAACTTCGTAGAATTAGAAATTACTTATGCGGAACCGGCTGTTAAAGGTGATACTTCTTCTGGTGCATTAAAATATGCGACAACAGAAATCGGTGTGGAGATTAAAGTACCTTTATTTGTGAACGTAGGTGATAAAATAAAATTAGATACCCGTACTGGTGAGTATGTTGAGCGTGTGAAATAACTGACAGCTTATCTTTTTAATCATAAAAAAACACCCGGTCTTTTAAAGAACCGGGTGTTTTTTTGAATCCTGTGTTCAATTGCTTTATATTTTCTCCAGCTGCTGTTCCTTACCATCAACAAAAACACGCGTAGCTGAAACTTTCATCGGGTTGAAATCAAACTCAATCATAGTCCCGTTATTAGGATTACCATACAGATCAAAAATCAGCTCTCCCAAAAGCTTTCCGTCTGGTCCGTAATACTTCGCCTTGCCTTCACTCAGATAACTCTCCTGTCTGATTCCTTTTGGATCGCCATCATAAATAATTTGTTTAACCCGCTCATCATGATCAAAGAATGTCATCAGGTCGTATAAGGAAAGACTACCATTGATGTCTGTTCCTTTGTATGTATAAAGTACTGCACTTTCTTCTTCACCATTTTTCACCGTGGCATCTTGTCTGAGTCTTCCATCTTCAAAATAGGTTTTAACTGAACCATCCAGTACTCCGTTCCTGAATTCTGATGTTCCGCTGATTTTGCCGTTCTCTGCAAAATATTTAACCTCCCCGTCAAATTTCTCTTCTGTTTTGGATAGAGAAAATCCTTCGAACTGAAGTTTACCTGATTTATAATAATCTTTAAACAAATATTTACCATTTACAGCTTTAGGTTCTGGTCTGTAATAAACCATATCTTCCTGAATAACTGGTTTCCAGTTTTCATCAAAATATTGTGTCTTGACCTGGGCAAAGGCATTGGTTAATGCAAAAAACAAAACCAGCAGTAGTGTGTACTTTTTCATAAAATTGTTTTTAATCGACAACACAAATTTATGAAAATAATATAATGGATATAAAAAATGATTCTACCGATAGTTTATTTACAGCATATAAATAATTGCCTGTTCATAGATTTCAGGCTACCAAAGGCTTAGAAAAAAACAGCTCAGTCTTTATAGTGATTTTCACTAACTTGCCGGTACGAGCGCCTTAAATAAGAGCAGACAACAAATGAAAATAGAAGTACATCATTCGGGAAACATCCATATTGCCGAAGTAATTGCAGATGAGATATTAATTAAAACACCAGAAGACGGGCTTCAGGTATTGGTTGATCTCTATTATCAGGATTTTGACAAAATCATCGTTCACGAAAAAAATATCACCCCTGATTTCTTTGAGCTGAAAAACGGTATTGCCGGAGAAATCCTTCAAAAGTTTTCAAATTACAGAGTAAGGCTGGTAATTATTGGCGAATTTTCAAAGTATCCTGGTAAGAGTATCAGAGATTTTATTTACGAAAGCAATCAGGGAAAACAAATCAATTTCCTGAATTCTTTGCAAGAGGCAATTGACCAGTTATCAAGCCGATAAATCCATATTAACGTTCCCGCAGTATTTTTAAAATCCGATCTGCGACAGGCCACATTTGCAGGGCACGCCCCTGATTGGTCAAAATGATTATTGTATGGTGCCTGTTGATATCCCTGTAGATGAAAGTCTGATAACCATTAAGCTCTCCGGTGTGATATACGGCATGATCAGCCTGATTCTCTTTGATATTCCATCCGAAACCGTAATCAGAATAATTACCATTTTTCAACTTTGCTTTTTGATATGCCTCGCTGAGTTTAGATTGGTTAATTAAAACACCTGAATAAAGAGCCTGATCCCATTTGAAAAGATCATGAGTGGTTGAAAAAATCCCTCCGTCACCACTGGTAAGAATAGCGTAGTCATCGATCTTTTTATTGGCATCAAAACCTAATGCCCTGTTTCTGATTACTATTTTTTGCTGATCAAAAACTAATGTATGCTGCATTTCAAGAGGCTCAAATATCATTTGCTTCATAAATTGACTAAAGCTTTTATGACTTAATTTTTCTATAATCATAGCTAATAAAACATAGCCGGTATTACTGTACAGATATTTTGATCCGGGAGAGAAATTAAGTTTTCGCTGTTTACCAAGCCAGGAAAATACCTGAACATTGGAAAGACCGGGTTTGACCAGGTTAGCTGATTCAAAATAATCTGGTAGACCGGAAGTATGATTCAGCAGATTACGAATACTGATCTGATGAGTAAAAGCCGGAAGCTCCGGAAAATATTTTCCTAATGTATCCTGATAAGCAAGTTTTCCCTCTTGTTCGAGCAACATAATACCCATCGCAGTAAATTGTTTAGACAAAGAAGCCAGATAAAATACAGCGCTGGTATCTAAATGTCTTTTTTTTATAAAATCGGCAGAACCCATAGCGGTATCATATACGATTCTCCCCCGTTCTGCAACCAGTATCGCACCATTAAAAGCTCCCTTGTCATAGAAATTTTTAATCGTCCGGTCTATCTGTTCATGCTTACTCCTGTTCGTACAGGATACATACCATAATATAGTCGCTAAAAAGCAAAATGACATGATCTTTTTTCTCATAGCGGGAAGATTTAGATACCTTGTTATTAAGAGCTCAAATCAGTATTAATTGTTACAGCCATCCTATGCTATTTAATTTAGAAAACAAGAGACTTTTTCTTGCTATTGAATACACCACAATTAAGATTGGTTCTAATTTATTTTAATGCAATCTTATTTAGATTGGGAAAAATCCTGTAGTTTTAGACAGAAAATTAAATCAAAAAACCAGTGCAATACTGGCATTCATAAAATATCAGATGTTAACAGTAGAAAAAATTGGCGGCACTTCCATGAGTGCCTTGCAGGATGTCATTAAAAATATTATTCTGTTTGAACGTACAGGAGATCAGTTATACAATAGAATATTTGTCGTTTCGGCTTTTTCGGGCGTTACAGATCTTCTGCTTGAAAATAAGAAAACAGGTGCACCCGGTGTATATCATCGCATTGCCAAGCACCAGAACTTTCATCGTCCTTTAAAGGATTTGATTGTTAAACTTAAAACTATTAATAAGAAATATGCGGATCTGGGTTTAGACCTGGCTGTTGCGGATCAGTTTATTGAAAACCATGTCAATCAGGCGCAGAAATACCTGGAAAATCTGGCCAATATACTGGCTTCGGGTTATGTAAGCAAGGAAGGTATCCTGCAGGCTGCCCGTGAAATACTTGCGTCTATTGGTGAAACTCATTCTGCATTTAACTTCACCAATATTCTGCAGAATATGAACATCAATACCGCCCTGATTGATCTGAGTGGCTTTGACGATAGTCGTGCGCTTACTATAGATCAGCGTATTAAATATGCATTTAAACAAGTAGATCTTAAACAGACAATTTGTATTGTAACAGGTTACGCCAAAGGTACTGAAGGAATTATGCGGGAATTTGACAGAGGTTACTCGGAAGTTACTTTCAGTAAAATCGCCGAATACCTAAAACCTGCAGAAGCAATTATCCATAAAGAATATCATTTATCAACTGCTGATCCTGGTGTAGTGGGTCTGGAAAACTGTACCCCGGTAGGATTTACCAATTATGATATTGCGGATCAGCTGGCAGATGTAGGCATGGAGGCTATCCATCCAAAAGCATCCAAGCCTCTGGAAGTAAGTGGTATTAATCTGCGTATTAAAAACACATTTGAACCCTCACATCCGGGTACATTGATTACCCGTGAATTTGTCTGTGAACATAAGCGTGTAGAAGTAATTACCGGAACTGATAAACTCATGATGATTGACGTTTACGATCCTTCAATGGTTGGCAATGTTGGTAGCGATCTGCAGATTATGCAGGCATTTTATGACCATAAGGTTAGTTATACATTTAAATCGACCAGTGCAAACAGTATCTCCATAGTGATATGGGCACGTGACTTTAGTAAAAAACTAATCAGCCAGTTAGAAGACGATTTTGAAAAGGTTACGATAGAAAATGTGGCTATGGTTTGTCTGCTGGGCACCAATATGGATGAGCCCGGATTACTCGCTAAAAGTGCTTCTGCACTGACTGAAAATAATATAAATATTAAAAGTGCCGGTTTTGCGTTAAGAAAAGTAAACATTCAGTTTCTGATTGCTCCTGAGCATTTCAAAACTGCTGTGATAGCACTGAATAAAGCGTTGAAGTAATCCATTTTTTATAAAAAACCATTAAGTGAATCGTCTGAAAATCTCAACTTCCGGAATGCTGCAAATAGTAATTTGTCAGCTTATACTATTGTCTTTTTCGTGTAAGCAGGCAAAGCAATCTGAATCTGACGGATCTGATCAGCAGCAGGAAAATCAGGTTCATCCTGATACTGTTATTCAGCAAATGTCACTGGATTACAAATTGACATATCTGTATAAACTACCGGCTAACGCTGATAGTACAGTTGTATTCTCCAGAGCAGGACAAGGTGACGTTACTATTCAGAAACGGTATTGTGATGAGCTGGATGAACCAACCCGTGCAATTTTGTTCTATTATGCTTCAAAATTCAGCACCGGATTTGATACTGCCGGACATCCCCTGCTGATCAAAGCATTGAATTCTGATACGAAAAATTATAATGGTGATGAGCTGATTCAAAAATGGTTTCAGGGACCTGATCAAATCAAATTAAAGAACGCGAATATAAGTGCTGTTTTACCTGACGGTGCTTCAAATTCAACCTGGTTCACATTTATTGCTGTTAAAAAGGAAAAAGATATACGTAAAGTATATTTCAGAACGCTGGATACCGGAGATGAAGAAAAATATAAAGCTGCTACAGATGTGTTTAAAATCACAGGTAATCATATAGAGGTCCTGGATATTCATGAATTCGGAGAATAACCAAAGCCATGTTCTAAAGGGAGAATTCTATCACCTTTAAAACATGGTTTTTTAAGCTGAACATTAACCCGATTCAGGCATCAGTTCTTACCGAACTGAAAACCTGTAAATAGAACTCGTTTTATAAGTCTGACCCGGCTTAAGTATGGTGGATGGAAAAGACGCCTGATTCGGAGAATCCGGAAAATGCTGAGTTTCCAGTGCTATTGCAGTTCTGAAATCATCTCTGGCACCACTTTTAAATATATTTTTACCCTGCATAAAATTACCACTGTAAAACTGCAGACCAGGTTCCATAGTATAGACATCCATTACGATACCTGATTTATCGCCCTGCACAGTAGCCGCATGAAACAGACCTGTTTCTTTTGCCCTGCTCAGAACATAGTTATGATCATAGCCTTTACCATAACTTAACTGTTCATTTTTATCATTAATTCTGGCTCCTATAGTTGTTGGTTTAGAAAAATCGAATGGTGTTCCTGCTACCTTTTCAATCTTACCGGTTGGGATTAATGTAGAATCTACCGGAGTATAACTATCTGCATAGATTTGCAGCAGATGCCCCAGAATGTTTCCGCTTCCTTCTCCGTTCAGATTAAAGAATGCATGATTGGTTAAGTTCACAACAGTTGGCTTATCTGTTGTTGCAACATAATCCATTTTCAATTCATTCTCGTCTGTTAATATATAGGTTACTTTAACCACTAAATTTCCCGGAAAGCCCTCCTCCATATCTTTCGATAAATATTGCAGTTCCAGCGTATGACTATCAGGTTGTTTTGCGTCCCAAACCACATATTGATAGCCATTTTTACCTCCATGTAAAGTATTCCGGCCATTATTGGT
This portion of the Pedobacter lusitanus genome encodes:
- the efp gene encoding elongation factor P; translation: MAKASEIKVGNILRFNGELVTVTEILHRTPGKGGAFYLGKFRNIKTGKIVEARLATDEQVEICRVETNDFQYLYEEGDYFVVMDNVSFEQFNVAKTLFGPAAKFIKEGMDVIVSFESEEPIMAQAPNFVELEITYAEPAVKGDTSSGALKYATTEIGVEIKVPLFVNVGDKIKLDTRTGEYVERVK
- a CDS encoding toxin-antitoxin system YwqK family antitoxin, with product MKKYTLLLVLFFALTNAFAQVKTQYFDENWKPVIQEDMVYYRPEPKAVNGKYLFKDYYKSGKLQFEGFSLSKTEEKFDGEVKYFAENGKISGTSEFRNGVLDGSVKTYFEDGRLRQDATVKNGEEESAVLYTYKGTDINGSLSLYDLMTFFDHDERVKQIIYDGDPKGIRQESYLSEGKAKYYGPDGKLLGELIFDLYGNPNNGTMIEFDFNPMKVSATRVFVDGKEQQLEKI
- a CDS encoding DUF4180 domain-containing protein is translated as MKIEVHHSGNIHIAEVIADEILIKTPEDGLQVLVDLYYQDFDKIIVHEKNITPDFFELKNGIAGEILQKFSNYRVRLVIIGEFSKYPGKSIRDFIYESNQGKQINFLNSLQEAIDQLSSR
- a CDS encoding serine hydrolase domain-containing protein yields the protein MRKKIMSFCFLATILWYVSCTNRSKHEQIDRTIKNFYDKGAFNGAILVAERGRIVYDTAMGSADFIKKRHLDTSAVFYLASLSKQFTAMGIMLLEQEGKLAYQDTLGKYFPELPAFTHQISIRNLLNHTSGLPDYFESANLVKPGLSNVQVFSWLGKQRKLNFSPGSKYLYSNTGYVLLAMIIEKLSHKSFSQFMKQMIFEPLEMQHTLVFDQQKIVIRNRALGFDANKKIDDYAILTSGDGGIFSTTHDLFKWDQALYSGVLINQSKLSEAYQKAKLKNGNYSDYGFGWNIKENQADHAVYHTGELNGYQTFIYRDINRHHTIIILTNQGRALQMWPVADRILKILRER
- a CDS encoding aspartate kinase, producing MLTVEKIGGTSMSALQDVIKNIILFERTGDQLYNRIFVVSAFSGVTDLLLENKKTGAPGVYHRIAKHQNFHRPLKDLIVKLKTINKKYADLGLDLAVADQFIENHVNQAQKYLENLANILASGYVSKEGILQAAREILASIGETHSAFNFTNILQNMNINTALIDLSGFDDSRALTIDQRIKYAFKQVDLKQTICIVTGYAKGTEGIMREFDRGYSEVTFSKIAEYLKPAEAIIHKEYHLSTADPGVVGLENCTPVGFTNYDIADQLADVGMEAIHPKASKPLEVSGINLRIKNTFEPSHPGTLITREFVCEHKRVEVITGTDKLMMIDVYDPSMVGNVGSDLQIMQAFYDHKVSYTFKSTSANSISIVIWARDFSKKLISQLEDDFEKVTIENVAMVCLLGTNMDEPGLLAKSASALTENNINIKSAGFALRKVNIQFLIAPEHFKTAVIALNKALK
- a CDS encoding aldose epimerase family protein is translated as MKIKYLTGLAISAVILTSCNSATKQGTVSDSLQTVKLSADSFKRTTDGRETGLYVLKNSKHAEAVFTNYGGRLVSLLIPDNSGKLTDVVVGFNSVNAYEKSTEPYFGATIGRYGNRIAGGKFSLDGKQYTLFTNNGRNTLHGGKNGYQYVVWDAKQPDSHTLELQYLSKDMEEGFPGNLVVKVTYILTDENELKMDYVATTDKPTVVNLTNHAFFNLNGEGSGNILGHLLQIYADSYTPVDSTLIPTGKIEKVAGTPFDFSKPTTIGARINDKNEQLSYGKGYDHNYVLSRAKETGLFHAATVQGDKSGIVMDVYTMEPGLQFYSGNFMQGKNIFKSGARDDFRTAIALETQHFPDSPNQASFPSTILKPGQTYKTSSIYRFSVR